A genomic stretch from Spirochaetota bacterium includes:
- the ybeY gene encoding rRNA maturation RNase YbeY — MGKARHEVYAESVKLPFHGIAKRTIAGWLGDLCARIGIENATITVILVTDARIRGINREYRKKDKPTDVISFAYRDEPFPGPSAEPEALGDVYISLERVESQAERFGVTPVEEFRRLLVHGVLHLAGFDHERSRRDAGVMRKKEEELLSSLPV; from the coding sequence ATGGGAAAGGCGAGGCATGAGGTTTACGCGGAATCGGTGAAGCTCCCCTTTCACGGGATCGCGAAGCGCACGATCGCCGGCTGGCTTGGCGACCTGTGCGCGCGGATCGGCATCGAGAACGCGACGATCACCGTCATCCTCGTCACCGATGCGCGCATCCGCGGGATAAACAGGGAATATAGGAAAAAAGACAAGCCCACCGACGTGATCTCGTTCGCGTATCGCGACGAACCCTTCCCGGGGCCGTCCGCGGAACCCGAGGCGCTGGGTGACGTGTATATCTCGCTCGAGCGGGTTGAGTCCCAGGCGGAGCGATTCGGCGTAACCCCCGTCGAAGAATTCCGGCGCCTTCTCGTGCACGGCGTGCTGCACCTCGCGGGATTCGACCACGAGCGCTCCCGCAGGGACGCGGGCGTTATGCGCAAGAAGGAAGAGGAGCTGCTCTCGTCCCTCCCGGTCTGA